In Megalobrama amblycephala isolate DHTTF-2021 linkage group LG9, ASM1881202v1, whole genome shotgun sequence, the sequence CTGCTTGCTTTCTGCCCATAATGAAACCCAGTTTCGTTTAATGCTAAactatgtgtgtttgtatgaaAGCTCCAGTACCTGAATATTTCAACAGAGTGTGACACTCGGCTAGCAAAGTTATGAAAGGTGGTTATGGAATAAATGTTTTggagttgttttttttggagcCTCTATTATTTCCAGAAGGATCTATGTGACATAATTTACTCTCAGTGCTGCCAACACCTCTGGCACCATTTTGGGGTGAGATTACACCAATGGATCAGGATTTTGTAGTCAGGATTAATTTGCTGCTTGTGGTGGCCTACATCAACATATCTCTTGAAAAGATCAGGTCAGTTTTAGATGTGAAAGCAAGAGCAAAACTCTTGTTCTCTTTTTTTGGGTGTTCAAAACCATGTTGCTGAAACCAGAACTGCTCTTGTTAATCTTTTTAGGCTATTTGACAATATTATTAAATGAAACAatttatattttgattttatattgtagttaatttaacttaaaaaagaaaGGTTCATTTAGGTAAACAAACAGCTGTTAAAATTAACCATAAAACAAGGCCAGTTGTAATTTCATTAATTGATTAAATGTTATATCTAtatctaataaatatatataatctcTTCACATGAGTCATGATTGCACATTTAACTCTGTTAGAAAGTGTCTCTGTTTGTTAATAAGCAGAAATACTGAAATTATTGATGGCTGGCATATCAGCACGTAAATGGGAACAGGATAACTGTAATTTCCCTGCAAGCAGAAATAAGGAGAAAACAAGTGAAACTGTGTCATAAGAGGAACATTTTTTCTCCTTATTATTGCTCATCTTTTGGCTTGAGTTGCTGTGCTGGAATTTTTTGCAAATAACCCTCTGTTATCCACAAAAAATGTCTGTTATTCATCTACTCAAGTTGGTAgtgattcaaaataaaagaaatttaCTTGTAGTTTCTGTTTTAGATCAACAATTTGTCCTGATTCACCtcatgcttaaagggttagttcacacaaaaatgaaaattattccattataccaccctcaagccatcctaggtgtatatgactttctaaCAAACACAGTcgaagttatattaaaaaatattctggctcttacAAGCTtgataatgggagtgaataggaacagagattttgaagcccaaaaaagtgcatccatccatcatgaaagtaatccatacggctccagggggttaataaaggccttttgaagcaaagcgatgggtttttgtaagaaaaatatccatatttataactttataaactgtaatcaCTAGCTTCCGGTAACAGCTGTCTGCGCGTTCATGAGAGAGttgagtgacctctgacccgacatATGGCATACCTccttctcttatatcaaaatcctcagACATTTTTCTATAAAActcttacatttttaaaaattatttacaatCTCTTAAATATGAGATCTTTTTCCTACAAAAACCCGTTGCtttgcttcaaaaggcctttattaaccccctggatccatatggattacttttatgatggatggatgcacttttttgggcttcaaaatctgtTACTATTCATTtcaattataaagcttggaagagccgggatatttttttaatataactctgattgtgtttggatgaaagaagaaaatcatTTAAACCTTTTGTTATGAATTGGCTTAATGTATTGCAAGACAAACAATattataaatgctacttttttaaagtaaaaaaataaagtgtttgtttttgccaaCTTCCTGTGCATCCCATTTAACAAAGTTGAATCAATGAAGACAGTCCAGTCACACAGGCAATAATCCTCATCTTCAGTGCTTCCCTTAATTGTTTATATATGTGATAGATTTATAAAATTATGCTGTATTTTAATTGGTTTCAGTTAATTGAACTTCAAAAgtacttttttaacattaatactTTTTCCCCATGACATATTTGTATGTTTGTGCcacaaatataacaaaatatataagttCAGAGTATAAAAAGAGAATATATGTCAAGCTAGAAATTGACCTTTTCTCTTCAGGAAAATTTGTTCCAGTGGAAATTCCTCCATTGTTTCATCTCTTCAACTTTCCCCAGTATTTTAAAGTCATTCTGTGACAATGATATCAGATGCACATCTGAATGAGAAtgaaatgagtcattttgacaGGCCCGCTCTGCTTGATTAACAAGAACAACAACCTCTGCTTTCCCCACTGAGCCTCAACAAGTGTGTGCGATGTCGTAATGAGCTCTTCCATCCCAGCGCTGACTATCACACTGATAGATTGAATTGACCTCATTCCAGCCCAGACCATGTGTGTCGTCTTTTCTATTGCCCTATATTTTCATCGGTCAGGGATTTCATTTTCTTTGTCCTTAGAATCTGTTCATTTGAATCTCAAGTGTTTACTATTCAACTCCAAAGATGGTTGATTTCTTTAAAGTAAGTAAAGCTGGTTTTGATTTGGTCATTTCTGGCAATATTTGTGAGCCTTCTCGTTCTCAGCCTGCTTTGAGATATACAGGTGCAGTAATATGATCACTGAATGAACTTCAAGTGCAGAGCAATCCCAGATGCCTTGGGGGTtaatagtgttttgttttgttcttatGTTACAGTCTCTGGTGGAATGAGCGTAGCGTGTGTGTTGAAGAGGAAAGCTGTGCTCTGGCAGGATTCGTTCAGCCCCCACCTGAGACTGCCTCCCCCTGACAGGCCATTACCCAGCATGCCTGTGGTGCTGAGTGCTGCGGGCCACACCCCCCAACCTGGCCCTTCTCCTCAGGCCCCTCCCCCTACGCAGGGAGCAGGTCGCTCTCAAGATGACGCCATGGTTGATTACTTCTTCCAGCGGCAACATGGCGACCAGCCCGGCTACAACAATTGCAAACACCGCTGGCCGACTGGTGACAACATTCATGCAGACAACCAGGTGAGAACTGTGTAAAAATGACCAGGAAgccacttttttatttttaagaggaCCTAtttatgcccttttacaaagtcttgattttgtttttgggctttactagaataggtttttaTGCTTGAAtaatcaaaaaacacatttttcaatttttcattGTTGGAGCTTCTCTGtttccagtctgtcagtaacactctgtttagttcctgtctctatgaagcccctcgttctgaaaagcacagtgtGCTCTGAAATGTCACGCCTCTTTACCATAACCACAAGTTAACCACACTAcaaactaactcaaccaggccccgctcctttattttgtgtttgcatTTGGTGgggattatttaaatgaggaatattgtgatgtgttcgttcctggaagaaaactcaagactacaaatgTAGGCGTTTCAGGAGTTCAAAAAccgtgacactgatatagagaataactcctgctggagggactttgcagacatttttcatgttcaaacagaaacattacgcacaaaagaaaagcataataggtcctctttaattatataaaatgttattttataataattgtaCAACTTTTCACACAGGTACGATCAATGGATGAGCTTAACCATGACTTCCAGGCACTTGCGCTGGAGGGTCGAGCCATGGGAGAGGTGAGAGTCCTTACCTTCCTCATCTTCTCTTTGATACTTCATTTTGCGTTCttgttatgtattaatatttctgtgtgATGTTCCCGCTCTGCAGCAGCTCCTAACTGGGAAGAAGTTCTGGGAAACTGATGATTCAGGGAAAGATGGACCAAAAGGGATCTTTCTGGACCAGTGGAGAGACAGCGCTTGGGGAGCCTCTGGTATGTGTGTCCAGATGGCACGtttgtattttacataattagttttgtttttgttttttttctcatgtccctttttttttttttctgtagatcACTCGGTGTCCCAGCCAATCATGGTGCAGCGCCGACCAGGTCAGGGCTTCCATGCCGTCGGAGAGGCGGGATCTGTGCTGTCGCCACGCTCTGAGAGTGGTGGATTGGGCGTGTCTATGGTGGAGTATGTTCTTAGCTCCTCCCCTGCTGAGAAAATGGACTCATGTTTGCGCAAAGGAGCATTTGTGAGTGTTTTATCAttcttatttgtttttattaatattctgTTTGAGAAATGGTTCACACAAAGCTGAAATGCATTATTTGCTACCCTCATGTTATTCCTAAATTTAAAAAGTCATGgatttggaaagacatgagggtgagtaaataaagacagaatttttcCTTTAGCACCTGAAGTCCATGTCATTTTTACTTGAATCCTTTCTATTTCTCTTAGGGTCCAAGAGACTCAGAGGCTGATGACCCTGAGAAAAGGGTGGAACAAAAACCCAAAACAACATTTGACCCTGAGCGGAAGGAACTGAAAGAGACCGAGCCAGATGTTATGGATAACCCCAATGGACTGCCCAATCAGAATGGACTTGATGTGGACGTTAAGGATTTTAGGTATACACCATCAAAAAAGTATAATAAATGCACTACTGCTCAAAGTTTGtggtcattaagatttttttttttaaagaaatgattgtctttattcagcaaggatgcatcaaTTTGAtcgcagtaaagacatttataatgttatccTGAAAAAAGGTATCATGGTTTCaccaaaaatatgaagcagcacaactgttttcaacattgataatcatcagaaatgttactttggcagcaaatcagcatattagaatgatttctgaaggatcatgtgacactgaagactggagtaatgatgctgaaaattcagctttgatcacaggaatgaattaaattttacaatatattcaaataagaaacttattttaaattgtaatatttcacaatattactgttaattttgatcaaataaattcaggcTTGGTTGAGAATAAGAGActaaatcttaccaaccccaaatttTGGAAAGGTAGTGTTTATCCTCTCTCAGCTCACTTTGTTGAGCTTTCCATATGTAAACTTTAAgtatttctaaaatatattaaagacaAACCTCTCTCTTGTTTCTTTCCCAGTCGTACTCCTGGTAACTGCCCTCCGACTGGTCCAGAGGTGGATTTGGGTGGACCAGAACTGGCTGGAGGTGCAGGGCCAAAGCCAGCAGAGGAGTTCTCAAATGTTGAAACCcaaaatgtgaccctggaccccATGGAATCTGTTTCTATGGAGACTTTGCAGTTTGATTACACTGGAGGCCAGCTGCCTCTCGACTCCACAGCTGCTACCGTCAGCCTGTTTGATTACAATTCCCCTCAACAGGTGAATATCTGACGCTGCTCGCACTTTCAACTCTCAAGACTATAATTAGagtagaataataataataataataatgtgagCCTGCGTGTGTTTATAAATATTTGTGTTGTGAATAATTGCTATCAAAGGCCACACATGTGAAGGCCAACTTTGAAAAACCTTTGTTTGAAGTAATGTGCCACAATACCGTTCAGCCTCTTTGCAAGTTATTCTGGAAAAGTAATTATTAGTCACATTTGCATATGCTTCTAAAGCCTTTGCATTTATGactgaaaacaaatgcaaatgTTTAATGTCTGATAAAAGCTTCATGTATTGCAGCTGTTCCAGAGGCCCAGCGCTCTGGCAGTGCAGCAGCTCACGGCAGCCCAGCAGCAGCAGTACGCGCTCGCcgcagctcaacaacaacacatCGGTGAGTTTGACTGTGGTTGTGAGTGTCCAGatgacttaaaggtgcagtgagcaatttctgagaaacactgacaTTTGAAATCGACCCTACCCAAAAGAAACACACCCCTCCTTTAATTGCTCCAcacccaaaataacaaacacgCTATTCAAGTCAGGcaacaacaaacagctggcGCATCAGACAGCAAGTATGGATGAATCAGCTGTGTTTCAGCAACAACGGCATATGTTCTGTGAAACATAGCAAAGCAGTGATACTCTCGTATCATTACAAAGTAGTGTTGTCAATACCAGCATTTCTCCCTAGCATTTGAGCGCTGATtagccattgtgttcacgtgctcaacAGATAATGTCTGCGatttggctacaatgatcaacacttcaaaaacatgttgtaaatagacacagatacacacgggagcgtttgaaagcaggcatctatcagAGGATCTCTAATATAtctgctgatagacgcctgcatCAATAGATGcatcaaagatgtctatttacaacgtttttgaagcgttgatcattgtagccaatcacagacacgTCTGTTGAGCGTGTAAacacaacggccaatcagaggtgtttaagaatcccctcaaaatgctaggggaaaatgctggtatcgtcacatttttaaaatttcagtaccgttTTGTTACCGAAGCAACCTCTGCGTTCGTTTTCAgacgctggaaagcttttccaGTATTAACGCAGGTCCTAGCTCTTGCCTGAATATAACCCTTCTTTTTCCAATTATATTCCTCTGATCTCTTCCTCTTAGGTAATATCTCTGCTATCACTCTTCTACAAATGTCCTGCTTGCTCACGTTCTTTCCCCCCTTttgctgattggctacagtaGTGTTGTGGTGCTCATTCTGATAGGTCTAATCCACTTAGTTTTTTCTCCTATTTACACTGTCAAGACTAATGTACaaacacattttcttttcagCACACACAGAGAACAGACAATATTCAAGAAATTGTTTGttttcaacagcgtttctcagaaatcgcttactgcaccttttaaCAGACAAAAGTTTCAggtgatttatttaatttggtTTCTTATTGGTTGTGCCTTAGGTTTGGCCCCAGCTGCGTTTGTACCAAATCCGTACATCATTAGCACTGCTCCGCCCGGCACTGATCCATATGCCGCCGGCCTCGCTGCTGCCGCCACTCTAGGTGAGAGCTCATGCTTACAGTTTGAGATGGATATGTGTCATGTATGGTATCTTTCAAGATATATTAAGTATAATTAAAGTATAAAATGATTATGTAAATATAAGGATTGTAATGAGTTCAGTAATTTAATGGATTATGTGCAGTCTGCATCACTTTGGGTTTGTAATCATCCTATCGGGgtttattttatgaattttttttctttttcagtaaAATCACAAAATGAACTCTGATAGGGTGATCAGAACCCAAAGTGATGCCTATCGCTTTGTTTTAAGTGCTGATACTCTCCAAATATgtctatgtatttatttattacaacaTGGAACACAATCAGCCTAGcaacatgaaaaaaattaacaatattaatttatttcaaactAAATTAAGTCAAAATGtaaagtttcttatgctcaccaaggctgcattcgatcagaaatacagtaatctttataattaaaataattacaatttaaaataactgttaatatatcttaatgtaatttattcctgtgatcaaagcttttcagcatcattactccagtctttagtgtcacatgatccttcagaattcattctaatgtgcagatttgctgctcaagaaacatttatcaatGATTATCAATGAACGTAAATGTTTTGATttaatagaaatttcaaaagaacatttattttttgaaatagaaatcttttgatcaatttaatgcatctttgctaatttctttaaaagaatcATATTAACCAATCATACACACCTTTTGaatgcacaattaaataaatactcaCTCCATCTTCAAAATGCAAATGTACAAATGCTTTGCATATGAAAGTGGCATAATAATGAGTGTCAGTGTGTAGGTTTCTTTGCACTTGAACGATGACAGTACAGACTGCATTCGAATGCCATACTCGCTGTGGCAGGAGCAGTCTGTTGCTAAATGTGCTCTGCTGAGCAGTCACAGTCTGGAGTGGATAAGAAGTGTTGCTCATGATGGCTGAGAGTTTGGACGGCGTCCTCCAGAGGCTTGGGATTTAGCTCTAGGATTGAGGCAGTCTGCTTGATTAagccacacacaaacacacacctgctTTGATGCTCCTGAAGCAGAGTACAAAGGCAGAGGAAATGGCTGCCGACTCTTGAGTCCCGTGTACATCAAAGCCCTTGAGCCTGCTCTGAAAACAGTGTGCTTTGGCCCTTCATCTGAGCCATGACGTGTGTGTCTGTCTTTCAGGTCCAGCTGTAATGCCCCCTCAGTACTATGGTGTGACTCCATGGGGTGTGTATCCTGCCAACCTATTCCAGCAGCAGGCCGCCACCCCCTCCAACTCGGCCAACCAGCAGTCGGCAGCACAGACCCAGCAGAACCAACAGCAGGTAAGAGTTTAGCCAGGCAGAGCTAATCTGGATAAATTGAGTCACAACTTAAAATGGAGATCACAATTCTCCCATGATTCAGAAtggacaactaaacaaaatagagtgtaattttaaattattttttaaaattgctttgaattaatgattcaatgattcactcataaagacttacCTGGATGAGTcattgtttttgaacaaatgatTCAATTACAAGCATTTAACAGTCTCTtttcgccacctactggtgtgatgatgtaattgatacaatctttatttgaagcatcaagttactttcaaaaggtgatttactctattttgatcgcaACCATAGACACCAGTCTGAACTCTAaccttttatcccagtacttctgtgattaatttgaattattgtaacagaaataatgttgaaaaaacATTACACTCTCATAACAACAAATATTTGTTATAAACAAATAACACTCTCTGGTTCAGAACGCAGATCTGAATGTTCGCTGTGATCAtacttgtcaaaggtttaatagacacagcgaatcgttgtcattaaagcattagttcactttcaaattaaaattactccaagatttactaaccctcaagccatcctaggtgtatatgactttcttctttctgatgaacacaatcggagttatatattaataaatatcctgatgcatccaagctttataaaggcagtgaacgggatcaaCGGGTTTGGAGCTCAAGATCCTGGGCCCGGTTTTTCAAAAGGTTTAATCCGGATAAAATTGATCCGGATTTAGTAATCCTTTTTTTGCGATCCGTGATCACGTAATCCAGCTTACTTTTTGAGCCAGTTTTTTAAAGCAACATCGGATTGGATCAATCTGATCGGGATAGGAACTTTTCAGGATCACCAAATCTGGATTTCCAGTGCTCTACGGAGgccctaaagggacatgttGACAGAAAGAATATgggttttgaattaaatatatttttgttggatatttacagctgtttaGGGATTGTTTTATGGCACCAAAATTTCTTTTTACTTGAGTAGGTTACCGAAAGGCTAAATATGTAGACTGATGTctgcatttaatttattactttaacagttaaactaatcaagagcgagataaaaatgtgtatgtatattacatgataaaaatgttgtattttttgactagttttaaagttttactacATTTTCCTCCTGGAATCCACCTTGAAATCCTACCCCCTGTTGGGATCAGGATAATCCtgtttttttggatcaaagtgATCCAAATCCTACAAAAAAGTTCTGAAAAACCCAAACTAAAGGTTTGATCCGGATCAAAACCAAGATTGGATTACGCGATCTAATCCGATTATGTAATccgttttttcttttgaaaaacacattttcaagatttgatccaatccgTTATCCAAAATCCTAGTGGATTACTTTTGAAAAACCTGGCCCTGGAGctcatatccatccatcataaacgtactccacacggctccgggaggttaataaaggccttctaaagcgaAGCGAtgtatttgtgtaagaaaaatatccatatttaacaagttataaagtaaaatatctagcttctgccagactgccTTTAAAgcttataaagcttggatgcatcaggatatttattaatatataactccgattgtgttcatcagaaagaagaaattcaAATACACCTAGtgtggcttgagggtgagtaaatcatggggtaatttttattttaaagtgaactaatcctttaaggaataAGATCACGTGGGTGTTTAAATCAAGATTGCaatcttttaacgattaatcacgTAGCTCTACAGAACGCTGATGTGTGAAAGTCGCAACACAAATACGTTCGACTCATCGTCCAATCTTTGACTTTTGTTTACCTCAGGTGATGCGTGCAGGTGGAAACCAACGACCTCTGACTCCCAGTCAAGGACAGCAGGGTCAGCAGACAGAGCAGCTTGTAGCAGCAGCAGCTGTGAATTCCGCCTTGGCTTTTGGGCAGAGTCTGGCAGCAGGCGTACCTGGTAAaggattttgatatttttttttttttttttttttttttttaagggatGTTCACACCGACAGTGATTTTTAAGACTCTGTGACTAGAAGTTTGTGAAATTTGTGATTTGCGGTGTCTACTGTGGTTTGCTAGTGTAACAAAGTTGAGTAACGTTTAACCTTATACAAATATGTAGTACCAGGATCCTGATGATCATAGTAAACCCAGAAATATCAGGGAATTTTTAAATTGTGGGTTTTTTTGGTATATatatttagggctgtcaaacaattaattacgattaattgcatacaaaataaaagtttgagtttgcctaatatatgtgggtgtactatgtgtaattattatgtatatacaaatacaaacacatccatgtatatacaagcatatgtatttatttatatttttatataatttatattatatataaatacatttttttgtacataaataacatatttctcttaaatatataccttaatttgtgtgtatttatatatacatattatttacatacattactcacacatatattatgcaaactcaaacttttattttgtatgcggttaatcatgattaatcatttgacagccctatatatatatatatatatatatatatatatatatatatatatatatatatatatatatatatattttttttttttttttttttttatttagggtccaattctcactattaattaactattaactatgacttttgcctcaaactcctaattgctgcttattaatagttagtaaggtagttaagtttaggtattgggtaggtttaaggaagaataagacattaatacagaggtctccaaactcggtcctggagggccgctgtcctgcaaagtttagctccaaccccaataaaacacacctgaaccagctaattaagGTCTCACTGGGCATACAAGTAACATTCAAGCAGGTTggttggagctggttggagctaaactctgcaggacagtggccctccaggaccgagtttggagacccctgcATTAACGTGCTTTTCTAAGTAGAGTAACCTAGTGATATGCATGCTagtaagcaactagttaatagtgagataTTTCAGTAGCAAAAAATTGCTAAAATCCTTAAATTAATCACTGATGATTGGGAAAAGTCATGGGAATTCATTGGTCAAAAGTGTGGGAAGCCTGGACTGTCAGTTGAAATGTTTATTGGGACTTGTTGGAACCCCAACTATCAACCAACAGTATAGCGACTTGTCAATCTTCAGCAGTTTAATCACTGTTAGTGTGAACAGATCAAACTCTCACGGTTAGAACAATGTCTGATTAAGACGTATCTGTGGAATTCCAGGTTATCCTGTGCTGGCTCCAGCTGCGTATTATGACCAGACAGGAGCGCTTGTGGTGAATACAGGTGCTCGTGGTGGCCCAGTTCGACTTATGGCCCCTGCGTCGGTTATCATCAGCCCATCAGCAGGTACGTGTTTGAAAATGACAAATCAAGGCTACAGTCGACATACATCCATTAAACACTTTCAAACTCATCTTGTATTTGAATATCATGTTCTTATTTCTCAGTGGCCGCTGCTGCCGCATCAGCAGGTGGGGCTAATGCCGGTCTTGGTGGCGGAGCAAGCGGGGCGTTCCGTGCGTTGAGTTCTCAGCAGGCTCCTGGGCAGCAAGGGAGCGGGGCGTTGGGAGGAAGCTCTTTTTACGGGAGTGGCTCTCCAAGCTCCTCCTCGCAGAGCTCCTCGCTGTTTTCACAAGGATCTGCCCAGCCAGGAAGCACCTCACTTGGATTCAATGCCAACCCATCTTCTTCTCTGGGAGCCACGCTTGGAGCAGCACTCGGGGGTTTTGGCACAGCAGGTATGTGATCTCAAGTTTAGttatgctgaaaataaaaatcactATATAATATTGCTAGAGGGTTATTCCTTCTAGTGGGAAATCtactttaaagtcaacatgaaattagAAATTGCCCTGTCTACTTTTTATATATGTGTTTCTGGTTTGTGTCTGTTTTCTTCAGTGTACATTATTCAAGAAATATTctacattattataaaaaaatctttcattAAATTGTAACAACTTATTCAGTTAAGTCGTTTCTAGGGTTGCAAAGAGGCGGAAAGTTTCTGGTAAATTTCCGGAAACTTTCCACGGGaacttaacctggggaattttggaaatattccaatttggaaacttaacaggaatttatggGTATTTAcgggaatttatgggaattaattggaaattttgggaaatgtatacattatacattcatttataatatttatataaaatgtatcatataaaacaaatataatcattttgtttggtcataacatgaaataagttatttttcgcattcaattaattctaatttagtaaatatgtaaattaaatatatttttattgcagcaattatgttatttatttcagtgtcacatgatccttccttggttgttttaaccaaaattatgttgcaagatgtttttttttttcaactacatttaagtaccctgttataggctaacctgcaattttgcaaattccttgtttattcccatatattcccgttaattcccatggaaagtttccagctttgaaaattcccggaattttgcaaccctagtcGTTTCAGAGGCGATGTTATTGTGCCAAGGCCGCTAAAGTTTTGTGACTGAATTTTACCTGGAAATGAGTCACATTGCAGAATTAAAATGGGTtgtgaatgttatttttatgtgaatttCATGCATAATGCTAATTGTAGacttaaaaactgaaataaactgCATGACTTTTGCTTAGTTTTTTGCCCAATTTGGAGTCGGGATGAGTTGATGCTAGTTGCCGAAAGTCAGAGCCAGTCCTGCAGATTTTGTACAGTCAGAGTTGACCAATTTCAATCACATTGTGTAAAATGGAcactgatatatattttttttttttaagcttcagACTACGAATCCATTTATTCTGAGGATATTGATATATTGAGCAGATTTCAGAACACATAGTTTTAATTTGTCATGCATCTCTTTGCAACGAAGCAGATGTTTCTTTGTGCGTTTGTCTT encodes:
- the pum1 gene encoding pumilio homolog 1 isoform X3 — translated: MSVACVLKRKAVLWQDSFSPHLRLPPPDRPLPSMPVVLSAAGHTPQPGPSPQAPPPTQGAGRSQDDAMVDYFFQRQHGDQPGYNNCKHRWPTGDNIHADNQVRSMDELNHDFQALALEGRAMGELLTGKKFWETDDSGKDGPKGIFLDQWRDSAWGASDHSVSQPIMVQRRPGQGFHAVGEAGSVLSPRSESGGLGVSMVEYVLSSSPAEKMDSCLRKGAFGPRDSEADDPEKRVEQKPKTTFDPERKELKETEPDVMDNPNGLPNQNGLDVDVKDFSRTPGNCPPTGPEVDLGGPELAGGAGPKPAEEFSNVETQNVTLDPMESVSMETLQFDYTGGQLPLDSTAATVSLFDYNSPQQLFQRPSALAVQQLTAAQQQQYALAAAQQQHIGLAPAAFVPNPYIISTAPPGTDPYAAGLAAAATLGPAVMPPQYYGVTPWGVYPANLFQQQAATPSNSANQQSAAQTQQNQQQVMRAGGNQRPLTPSQGQQGQQTEQLVAAAAVNSALAFGQSLAAGVPGYPVLAPAAYYDQTGALVVNTGARGGPVRLMAPASVIISPSAVAAAAASAGGANAGLGGGASGAFRALSSQQAPGQQGSGALGGSSFYGSGSPSSSSQSSSLFSQGSAQPGSTSLGFNANPSSSLGATLGAALGGFGTAVANSSSSGSRRDSLTGSSDLYKRTPSSLTPIGHGGFYNGLSFSSSPGPVGMPLPNQGPSHSLTPPPSLSTHGSSSSLNLGGLTNGSGRFISAAPGAEAKYRNATTGSSLFSPSSQLFPSTRLRYGMSDVMPSGRSRLLEDFRNNRYPNLQLREIAGHVMEFSQDQHGSRFIQLKLERASPAERQLVFNEILQAAYQLMVDVFGNYVIQKFFEFGSLDQKLALAERIRGHVLSLALQMYGCRVIQKALEFIPSDQQVINEMVRELDGHVLKCVKDQNGNHVVQKCIECVQPHALQFIIDAFKGQVFALSTHPYGCRVIQRILEHCLPEQTLPILEEIHQHTEQLVQDQYGNYVIQHVLEHGRAEDKSKIVSEIRGNVLGLSQHKFASNVVEKCVTHSLRAERAMLIDEVCSMADGPHSALYTMMKDQYANYVVQKMIDVAEPTQRKIVMHKIRPHIATLRKYTYGKHILAKLEKYYMKNGVDLGPLCAPPNGIM